The DNA segment GTATGCCCTCTCACACCCCCACAGAGCCTCACGGTTACTTAGAGATGATTGGTCACCTTCCCCAGTCCACAGATGAGGGCCTACCAGACTCCTCCTCCAGCAGCCATAGGTCCTTCGGCTCCTCTCGCTCTGCCTTCACAAGTGGACGCTCCAGCGGACAGACAGGTATAGCCAATCACAAACAAGCCTTTCACATAATTATTGGAAGTCTAGCTCATGTTTATTCAAAGGTAATTTATTGGAATATACTGTAGGAGATGGTTATGGACCCAATCACAGATTTGTATATATActgaaaaaaatgtataaatgcaacatgtaaaacaTTGGTGCCatctttcatgagctgaaataaagatccaagaaatgttccacatgcacaaaaagcatatttctctaaTATTTTggacacaaatttgtttacatccctgttagtcagcatttcccttttgccaagataatcgatccatctgacaggtgtggcatattaagaagctgattaaacagcatgatcattacacaggtgcttcttgtgccggggacaataaaaggccactctaacatGTGTAGTTctgtcacataacacaatgccacgtctcaagttttgaggagcgtgcaattggcatgctgttcgcaggaacgtccaccagagctgttgccagataatttgatgttcatttctctaccataagccacctccaacgtcattttagagaatttggcagtacgtccaaccagcctcacaactgcagaccatgtgtaaccatgccagcccaggacctacaCATTTGGCTTCTTCTCCTGCGGGAtattctgagaccagccaccagggCAGCTGATGAAACCGAGGAGTACTTCTGTCTGTGATAAAGCCCTTTTgtagggaaaaactcattctgattggctgggcctggctaccAAATGGGTGGGACTTTGGcctcccctgcccagtcatgtgaaatccataaattagggcctaatttatttatttaattagatcgatttccttatatgaactgtaactcagtaaaatcattgaaattgtggcatgttgtgtttatatttttgttcagtataattatggttataggctacatgttctGAAAATACGTTATGGTCATACAGTTTGATTATAGTTGTGTTTTTGATTATCTTCTAATTTTGGTGTTCTTCTTTGTTTTCTCCAGCCCCTCCATGGGTCAGCCCTGGCCAGAGGACAGAGCCCTCCTGAGCCGCCACGCCTCCCTCAGCACCTGCCCCACCCCCAGgcacccccctccccactccatgTCCCTGGACTACGGACACCACTCCCCTCCCATGCACCCCCACCCGGCCCCCAACTCCCACAGCTCCCCCGGGGAAGCCAACGGAGCCACATGGCCCGCTATGCCCTCACCCACAGCCCCGCACACAGCTTTGATGAGCAGGACGACTCAGGCCTGGGGAGCTACGGCACCGCCGACTGCccagtctctgcctctcctctactGGGGAACGGCGGCATGGAGAGGGGCATGTTGATGTCTGGTTCCATGGACCAGCAGGGCACCATCCGGacccagcagcaccagcagctcCAGGCCCAGGGGCCTTGCCTCCCGCTGCTGCCCGAGAAGAGGAGGGCGTCAGACGGGGAGCACTCCTGGGCACGGCCTCCCCAGCCCCCAGCGGGTTCTCCAGCCCACACAGCGGGAGCTCCTCAGTATCCCCTTCCCCAatgtcctgcctgacctctcAGCCTCTGCACAGATGCCGAGCACTGCCTCACCTCTGCCAGGTAACCCTCTAGGTAGCACAGTCAATAGCCAATCACTTATATGAGCCAATGGCTTGGGTTGGTGCAATACTTTAAATAAGGTAATCAGTACTGTATCCTTTAGGTACTGCCCTGTGATTGTTCTCTGTCAATTTGGATTTGCCACATATGGATGTCTTTTAAACTTAGTGTTTGGATTCCTGAGGTCTTTGTGCATTGGCTAATCTCTGGTCTGTTTGTGATACTGTATTTCCAGATGTCCTGGCCATCAAGCAGGTGACTGTAAAATTTGTGCAAGACACATCGAAATTCTGGTACAAGCCTGATATCTCCAGGGACCAAGGTAAAAACATGAGGAAATACTTGTCTTGTCTACCAACTGTATTTTGTCTGTTGAATTTCCATGAAGCTCTTCAGCATGTTGAAAGTGATTTTGTCCAGTTTTAGCAGAGGCTCCAATTTGCAAACTCCTCCATGACACCATTGTTAAaatatcttcctcctctcctcctttactcctttactctatactcctcttctcctcctctcctcctctcagctatCTCAGTCCTGAAGGACAAAGAGCCTGGGTGTTTCATTGTACGCGACAGCCACTCCTTCAGAGGTGCCTATGGGCTGGCCATGAAGGTGGCCACACCCCCTCCCTCAGTCCTGCAGCAGACCAAGAGAGGTAGGCATTGGCTGAAATATATAAATGGGCGGAGCTTTGGTTCGACTCAAAGCGGTGCCTGTTTGATGTAGGAAATGGGAGTAGGATGATGATTGACGAAGCACATATATGCTGACCTAAGTCCGTTTTGTGTTCATCCATGGTCATCATTAGAATTGTTGGAGaataagctgatcctagatctgtgcctacagGCAGGTTCCACCCTAGTTCCAGAACCTTTCAGTAGAACAAGGGTATCATGGAATGAGCCAACTGAGAGGCAGCATCCTGGGAATCTAACAATAACAATCACCATAAAAGCCCTCTACTATTACACCCCTATGACCTTACTTCCATGGAGGGAACATGATAGTCACCTCTCTGCCCCGCTCTCTACAACTCCTAGCTCTGGGTCTCTCTTCTGGGCAGTATCATGATAGAGCCAAACAGCCCTTCTCTTTGCCAACTAGTCTTAGATGTGGCAGCTAGTGTTTCAAGACAAACAATAGACATGCTCTCTTTATAAACTTGCACAGATTTCAGGACTTTCTCcagatatacatttacatttacatttaagtcatttagcagacgctcttatccagagcgacttacaaattggtgcattcaccttatgacatccagtgggacagtcacttaacaatagtgcatctaaaacttaaggggggggggtgagagggattacttatcctatcctaggtattccttaaagaggtggggtttcaggtgtctccggaaggtggtgattgactccgctgtcctggcgtcgtgagggagtttgttccaccattgggggggccagggcagcgaacagttttgactgggctgagcgggagctgtacttcctcagtggtagggaggcgagcaggccagaggtggatgaacgcagtgcccttgtttgggtgtagggcctgatcagagcctggaggtactgaggtgccgttcccctcacagctccgtaggcaagcaccatggtcttgtagcggatgcaagcttcaactggaagccagtggagagaacggaggagcggggtgacgtgagagaacttgg comes from the Oncorhynchus gorbuscha isolate QuinsamMale2020 ecotype Even-year unplaced genomic scaffold, OgorEven_v1.0 Un_scaffold_8154, whole genome shotgun sequence genome and includes:
- the LOC124029909 gene encoding tensin-3-like, which gives rise to MARYALTHSPAHSFDEQDDSGLGSYGTADCPVSASPLLGNGGMERGMLMSGSMDQQGTIRTQQHQQLQAQGPCLPLLPEKRRASDGEHSWRELLSIPFPNVLPDLSASAQMPSTASPLPDVLAIKQVTVKFVQDTSKFWYKPDISRDQAISVLKDKEPGCFIVRDSHSFRGAYGLAMKVATPPPSVLQQTKR